One genomic region from Candidatus Yanofskybacteria bacterium encodes:
- the gyrB gene encoding DNA topoisomerase (ATP-hydrolyzing) subunit B, whose product MADKETKQQSYSAKDIQVLEGLEPVRKRPGMYIGSTGVEGLHHLIWEVFDNSLDEAMAGHAKNIEVALLQDNKVRVVDDGRGIPTDIHPKTKKSALETAATTLHAGGKFGGDSYKVSGGLHGVGLSVVNALSTWMKAEVHRKPDIFVQEYKIGKPLYAVKKAGKTNRTGTSITFQPDPDIFKEIVFDWDSILNHLRQQAYLTKGVRISVKDEREPLKAADSKEEEIKDYNFYFEGGIVSYVKYLNRLEEPKHDNVFYVGKESEDIFVEVALQYVEDVQGRELSFANNIHTIEGGMHLTGFRTAITRTLNDYARKNGYLKEKDDNLTGEDIREGLTVVISVKLREPQFEGQTKAKLGTPTARSAVDSVVSLEFADWLERNPNDARGVLDKVILASKARLAARAARDTVLRKGALEGMTLPGKLADCSSRDASESELFIVEGDSAGGSSKSGRDRRTQAILPLKGKILNVEKARIDRMLASEEIRALIIAMGTAIAEEFDLARLRYHKIVIMTDADVDGAHIRTLLLTLFFRYFPQLVEAGHLFIAQPPLYKISKGNKSFYAYSDAEKDKVLAEFIKTLPTGKDTKKEKAKDSGDWEVTPLEGEGSSEVVVDDIDNATRGDSEDKISGVNIQRYKGLGEMNPDQLWDTTLNPENRVLLQVTIKDAQEADKIFDILMGSDVMPRKKFIQTHAKSVQNLDI is encoded by the coding sequence ATGGCAGATAAAGAAACGAAACAGCAATCATATTCGGCCAAAGACATTCAAGTCCTCGAAGGGCTTGAGCCAGTTAGGAAAAGACCAGGTATGTATATCGGCTCCACTGGAGTCGAGGGACTTCACCATTTAATATGGGAGGTTTTTGATAATTCGTTAGACGAGGCCATGGCGGGTCATGCTAAGAATATTGAAGTTGCATTGTTACAAGATAACAAAGTTAGGGTAGTTGATGATGGTAGAGGTATACCGACAGATATCCATCCTAAGACTAAAAAATCTGCTCTTGAGACGGCGGCTACAACCTTGCATGCCGGAGGTAAGTTCGGCGGGGATTCCTATAAGGTCTCTGGCGGATTACATGGAGTCGGTTTGTCTGTGGTTAATGCATTATCAACTTGGATGAAGGCCGAGGTCCATCGTAAACCAGATATCTTTGTCCAAGAATATAAAATTGGAAAACCATTATATGCGGTTAAGAAAGCTGGAAAAACAAATCGAACGGGGACGTCGATCACATTTCAACCCGATCCCGATATATTTAAAGAGATAGTTTTTGATTGGGACTCTATCTTGAATCATCTAAGGCAGCAGGCCTATCTAACTAAAGGCGTACGCATCTCAGTGAAAGACGAGAGAGAGCCATTGAAAGCGGCTGATTCAAAAGAGGAAGAGATAAAAGACTACAACTTTTATTTTGAAGGCGGTATTGTCTCATATGTTAAATATCTAAATAGGCTAGAGGAACCAAAGCATGACAATGTTTTTTATGTTGGCAAGGAATCTGAAGACATTTTTGTCGAAGTTGCATTGCAATACGTAGAAGACGTCCAAGGCAGAGAATTAAGCTTTGCAAATAATATCCATACAATTGAAGGCGGTATGCATCTGACTGGATTCAGAACGGCCATCACCAGAACTCTAAATGATTACGCAAGGAAGAATGGATATCTTAAAGAGAAAGACGATAATTTGACGGGCGAAGACATCCGCGAAGGATTAACCGTCGTTATTTCGGTTAAATTAAGAGAGCCTCAGTTTGAGGGACAGACCAAGGCTAAATTGGGAACTCCAACTGCTCGTTCGGCCGTGGATTCCGTTGTTAGCTTGGAGTTCGCTGATTGGCTAGAAAGGAACCCCAACGATGCTAGGGGCGTACTCGATAAAGTAATACTGGCTTCGAAGGCTCGTTTGGCAGCTCGTGCGGCCAGAGATACTGTTTTAAGGAAGGGAGCTCTCGAGGGCATGACTCTTCCTGGAAAACTTGCCGATTGTTCAAGCCGTGATGCTTCGGAATCGGAATTGTTTATTGTCGAGGGAGATTCTGCCGGAGGTAGCTCCAAATCTGGAAGAGATAGAAGGACGCAAGCCATACTGCCGCTGAAAGGCAAGATCTTAAACGTGGAAAAAGCCAGAATCGATAGAATGCTAGCCTCCGAAGAGATCAGAGCCCTTATTATAGCTATGGGAACGGCTATAGCCGAAGAGTTTGACCTAGCTAGGCTTAGGTACCACAAGATTGTAATCATGACCGATGCCGATGTCGACGGAGCCCACATAAGAACCTTGCTTTTAACTTTATTCTTCCGCTATTTTCCACAGCTAGTTGAGGCTGGCCATTTGTTTATCGCGCAACCTCCTTTGTATAAGATTTCAAAAGGCAACAAATCGTTCTATGCTTATAGCGATGCCGAGAAAGATAAGGTTTTGGCTGAATTTATTAAAACCTTACCGACGGGTAAAGACACCAAAAAAGAGAAAGCTAAGGACTCTGGAGATTGGGAGGTGACTCCATTGGAGGGAGAAGGTTCGTCAGAGGTGGTTGTCGATGATATTGACAACGCTACAAGGGGTGACAGCGAAGATAAAATAAGTGGGGTGAATATCCAACGCTACAAGGGTTTAGGAGAGATGAACCCAGATCAGCTATGGGACACAACCTTGAATCCAGAGAATCGGGTTTTGCTCCAGGTAACCATAAAAGATGCCCAGGAAGCCGATAAGATATTCGATATATTAATGGGGTCCGATGTTATGCCGAGGAAGAAATTCATCCAAACACACGCGAAAAGCGTGCAAAACCTAGATATATAA
- a CDS encoding FAD-dependent thymidylate synthase — MIILPDRINEQANSTLRPISIGAEKWLYRPIQCLDHGYVYLVDYMGNDEAIAEAARTSYGKGTKQIRRDRGLIRYLRRHVHTGPSEMVEFKFHCKMPIFVARQWIRHRTANVNEYSGRYSEMLDEFYLPSPEVIRRQSKTNRQGRGDELDPETQATVLELLKSEYEGQFKGYKKLLELDVAKELARIGLSLASYTQWYWKLDLHNLMHFLRLRLDAHAQYEIRVYAQAMATIINDAVPASFEAFEDYQLYALTFSRLELDILSQNQWPKDQADILKIGEDTFGDRLEAQEFLEKLRRVNFVI; from the coding sequence ATGATAATCCTGCCAGATCGGATAAACGAGCAAGCCAATTCGACCTTGCGCCCAATATCTATTGGCGCGGAGAAGTGGTTGTATCGACCCATACAATGCCTAGACCATGGCTATGTATATCTAGTTGATTATATGGGCAACGATGAAGCGATCGCCGAAGCGGCGCGCACTTCCTATGGTAAAGGCACCAAGCAAATTCGTCGAGATAGGGGGTTGATCAGATATCTTCGAAGGCACGTACATACCGGTCCTTCGGAGATGGTCGAATTCAAGTTCCATTGTAAAATGCCAATCTTTGTCGCTAGGCAATGGATCCGTCATCGTACGGCGAATGTGAATGAGTATTCGGGAAGATATTCGGAGATGCTGGATGAATTCTATTTGCCATCGCCGGAAGTTATCCGAAGACAATCCAAAACGAATCGCCAGGGACGAGGCGATGAGCTTGATCCTGAGACCCAGGCTACTGTTCTCGAGTTGCTAAAGTCGGAGTATGAAGGCCAGTTTAAGGGCTACAAGAAACTTCTTGAGCTAGACGTAGCTAAGGAGTTGGCTAGAATCGGATTGTCGCTCGCGAGCTATACCCAATGGTATTGGAAGCTTGATCTCCATAACCTGATGCACTTCTTGAGACTCCGCCTAGATGCGCATGCCCAGTACGAGATTCGTGTATATGCCCAAGCCATGGCGACGATAATTAATGATGCCGTACCGGCATCATTCGAAGCCTTTGAAGACTATCAACTCTATGCGCTTACATTCTCGAGGCTTGAGCTAGATATACTTAGCCAGAACCAGTGGCCTAAGGACCAAGCGGATATTTTGAAAATCGGCGAAGATACATTCGGGGACAGGCTAGAAGCCCAGGAATTTCTAGAAAAGTTAAGGCGAGTTAATTTTGTGATTTAA
- the rplK gene encoding 50S ribosomal protein L11: MAKKIKTIVKLQVEGAKATPAPPVGTALGPHGINLQQFVLQFNEATKDKPGEVTPVEITIFEDRTFEFKLKTPPAAYLIRVAAGADKGSGEPNKKKVGSITQAQLKEIAEKKMLDLNANDIEGAMKVIAGTARSMGIEVK; the protein is encoded by the coding sequence ATGGCAAAGAAAATAAAGACAATTGTAAAACTTCAGGTTGAAGGTGCAAAGGCTACGCCGGCGCCTCCAGTTGGCACGGCTTTAGGTCCTCATGGAATAAATCTTCAGCAGTTTGTGCTTCAATTCAATGAAGCTACAAAGGATAAGCCAGGAGAGGTTACTCCAGTTGAGATAACTATTTTCGAGGACAGAACATTCGAATTCAAGCTCAAGACCCCGCCAGCCGCCTACTTGATAAGAGTTGCAGCCGGCGCTGATAAGGGTTCTGGAGAGCCAAACAAGAAGAAGGTTGGCTCAATAACTCAGGCCCAACTGAAGGAGATAGCCGAGAAGAAGATGCTAGACCTTAACGCCAATGATATCGAAGGTGCGATGAAAGTTATCGCTGGCACAGCTCGATCCATGGGCATAGAAGTTAAGTAG
- a CDS encoding transcription termination/antitermination protein NusG: protein MPKQVATGERHWYAIHTYSGYEDSVARSLQQRVESLSFEDKIFNVLVPKEKKIKIKGGKRETIEEKIYPGYVLVEMIVDDSSWYVVRNTPSVTGFIGAGTVPTPLLQAEVDTLMKRMGVDEPKYKIDVAVGDRVKITDGPFKDFDGKIDEIDMERGRVKVLVTIFGRETPVELDFLQIKKL from the coding sequence ATGCCAAAACAAGTCGCAACAGGAGAAAGACACTGGTACGCAATCCACACCTATTCTGGGTATGAAGACAGCGTCGCAAGAAGCCTACAGCAAAGAGTGGAGTCTTTAAGTTTCGAAGACAAGATATTCAATGTTTTAGTACCTAAAGAAAAAAAGATAAAAATTAAAGGCGGCAAAAGGGAAACCATAGAAGAGAAGATCTATCCTGGATATGTTTTAGTTGAGATGATCGTCGACGATAGCTCGTGGTATGTTGTTAGAAACACGCCCAGCGTGACTGGATTTATTGGTGCCGGAACAGTGCCGACCCCATTATTACAAGCTGAAGTGGATACGCTTATGAAGAGAATGGGCGTGGACGAGCCGAAATACAAAATTGACGTGGCTGTGGGCGACAGGGTTAAAATCACCGATGGACCATTTAAAGATTTTGATGGTAAGATTGACGAGATTGATATGGAGAGGGGAAGAGTCAAGGTATTGGTGACGATATTCGGAAGAGAGACGCCAGTCGAATTGGACTTTTTGCAAATAAAGAAATTATAA
- a CDS encoding threonine--tRNA ligase, translating into MKHPIETIRHTLAHVMAAAVQQMYSDTKFGIGPIVENGFYYDFDSTHKFTETDFVEIEKRMVAIIDSGILVEHLYIPADEAIKRYKDDGQDYKVEILEEIKNGERQAITEADIEQQKDGQISFYKVGQFMDLCKGPHVEKTNDLPKDGFKLTKIAGAYWRGSEKNKMMTRLYAVAFEDKDALGNYLARLEEAEKRDHKKLGKELGLFAFSPLVGPGLPLLLPRGARVRTELENFIRAEKEKRGYSFVAIPHIAKTDLYIKSGHMGKYDAMMPVMTDQEGSTYVMKAMNCPHHFEIYNAQPHSYRDLPYRIAENTTVYRNEKSGELSGLTRVKSITQDDTHHFVRHDQIESEIEMILGLMTTVFNIFKFDNFRVQISVRDPKNKEKYFGDNELWNKSENILINAAKNWGKPYSIQEGEAAFYGPKIDIMVKDSIGREWQLTTVQLDFNQPENFDMTYVAHDGSKQRPAVLHVAIFGSLERFMGILIEHYAGAFPTWLSPVQATIIPISEKQKDFAQKVYNDLIAAGVRAEISDANDTLGKRIREAEMQKVPYLLVVGDKEIAAEAVAVRQRGKGDIGQVKIAEFTKQITEEIKNKI; encoded by the coding sequence ATGAAACATCCCATAGAAACAATCCGACATACGCTCGCCCACGTCATGGCTGCGGCTGTCCAACAAATGTATTCCGACACGAAGTTCGGTATAGGTCCCATCGTAGAAAATGGTTTTTATTATGATTTTGACTCTACTCATAAGTTTACCGAAACAGATTTTGTCGAGATAGAGAAAAGGATGGTCGCAATTATCGACAGCGGCATTCTCGTCGAGCACCTGTACATACCCGCAGACGAAGCGATAAAACGATACAAGGATGATGGCCAAGATTACAAAGTAGAAATCCTCGAAGAAATCAAAAATGGAGAACGACAAGCCATAACCGAAGCCGATATCGAACAACAAAAGGATGGGCAGATTAGCTTTTATAAAGTCGGCCAATTTATGGATCTATGCAAAGGTCCTCACGTTGAAAAAACTAATGATTTGCCCAAAGACGGATTTAAACTGACCAAAATCGCTGGAGCATATTGGCGTGGCAGCGAAAAGAATAAGATGATGACTCGCCTATACGCCGTCGCCTTTGAGGACAAAGACGCGCTAGGCAACTATTTAGCTCGACTCGAAGAAGCAGAAAAAAGAGATCATAAAAAGCTTGGTAAAGAATTAGGCCTATTTGCTTTCAGCCCCCTAGTCGGACCTGGTCTACCCTTATTATTGCCTCGTGGAGCCAGAGTACGCACGGAACTAGAGAATTTCATTAGAGCTGAAAAAGAAAAGAGAGGCTATAGCTTCGTAGCCATTCCCCACATCGCCAAAACTGATCTCTATATTAAGAGCGGGCACATGGGTAAATACGACGCCATGATGCCAGTCATGACCGACCAAGAAGGTAGCACCTACGTCATGAAAGCTATGAATTGTCCTCACCATTTTGAGATATACAATGCTCAACCTCATAGCTATCGAGATCTGCCGTATCGCATTGCCGAGAATACCACTGTCTACAGAAATGAGAAAAGCGGTGAACTGTCTGGTCTAACCAGAGTCAAGTCTATTACCCAAGACGACACCCACCACTTCGTACGTCATGATCAGATAGAAAGTGAAATTGAAATGATCTTGGGACTAATGACTACAGTTTTTAACATCTTTAAATTTGATAATTTCAGAGTTCAGATTTCTGTCCGCGATCCAAAGAACAAAGAAAAATATTTCGGAGACAATGAGCTTTGGAATAAATCGGAAAACATCCTCATAAATGCGGCTAAGAATTGGGGCAAGCCCTATTCTATCCAAGAAGGAGAAGCCGCTTTCTACGGTCCCAAGATAGACATCATGGTCAAAGATTCTATTGGCAGAGAATGGCAGCTCACCACCGTGCAATTGGACTTCAATCAGCCCGAGAATTTCGACATGACTTACGTTGCCCACGATGGCTCCAAGCAACGACCAGCCGTTCTGCATGTAGCCATATTTGGATCGCTAGAAAGATTTATGGGTATACTAATCGAGCATTATGCCGGAGCTTTCCCGACTTGGCTATCACCAGTGCAAGCAACCATAATCCCCATAAGCGAAAAACAAAAAGATTTTGCTCAAAAAGTATACAACGACTTAATCGCCGCTGGAGTCCGCGCCGAGATCAGCGATGCCAACGATACTTTAGGTAAAAGAATCCGCGAAGCTGAGATGCAGAAAGTCCCCTATTTATTAGTCGTCGGCGATAAAGAGATTGCCGCCGAAGCGGTCGCCGTCCGCCAGCGTGGCAAAGGCGATATTGGCCAAGTTAAAATCGCCGAATTCACAAAGCAGATCACTGAGGAAATTAAGAATAAGATATAA
- a CDS encoding tRNA (adenosine(37)-N6)-dimethylallyltransferase MiaA translates to MDVKKRPKIVVILGPTASGKSDLAIKMARHFNGEIISADSRQVYRGMNIGTGKVTKKEQKLVKHHLIDIASPKKEFNVSDFQKLSGKTISEIISRGKLPIVCGGTGFWIDALAYNTSLPNVPPNKKLRAKLEKQTAEQLFKQLARLDPQRSKNIDKHNKYRLTRALEIIFATGKPVPPVKSHGSAYEIIWLGITWPKKILTERIKIRLDKRLRQGLVSEIKKLSAAGLSHKRLFSFGLEYRWISEYLQGKTSRQEMAEGLYRDIIKFSKRQATWFKRNKDIAWINPKKQNQAFGLVKKFLHS, encoded by the coding sequence ATGGATGTCAAGAAGAGGCCTAAAATTGTAGTCATACTCGGACCGACGGCTTCGGGTAAGTCGGATCTCGCCATTAAAATGGCGCGCCATTTTAATGGCGAGATTATATCCGCCGACAGCCGACAGGTTTATAGGGGCATGAACATTGGTACCGGCAAGGTCACCAAGAAAGAACAAAAACTAGTCAAGCATCACCTAATCGATATTGCATCGCCTAAAAAAGAATTCAACGTATCGGATTTTCAAAAGCTTAGCGGTAAAACTATAAGCGAAATTATCTCTCGCGGTAAGTTGCCTATAGTCTGTGGCGGAACTGGTTTTTGGATCGACGCCCTAGCTTATAACACTTCCCTGCCAAATGTTCCGCCAAACAAAAAATTGCGTGCGAAACTTGAGAAACAAACAGCGGAACAGTTATTCAAACAGCTGGCCAGGCTAGATCCTCAAAGATCTAAGAACATTGATAAGCACAACAAATATCGCCTAACTAGGGCCCTAGAAATTATATTCGCCACCGGGAAGCCGGTGCCACCAGTTAAGTCTCACGGATCAGCCTATGAGATTATCTGGCTTGGCATCACCTGGCCCAAGAAGATACTCACTGAGCGCATAAAAATACGCCTAGACAAGCGCTTGAGACAAGGGCTGGTCAGTGAGATTAAAAAGCTTTCTGCCGCTGGCCTGAGCCATAAACGCCTCTTTAGTTTTGGATTGGAATATCGCTGGATTTCGGAATACCTCCAAGGCAAGACAAGTCGCCAAGAAATGGCCGAAGGGCTATATAGAGATATCATAAAATTCTCAAAGAGACAGGCGACTTGGTTTAAGAGAAATAAGGATATAGCTTGGATCAATCCTAAAAAACAAAACCAGGCCTTCGGCCTGGTTAAGAAATTCCTACATTCTTAG
- a CDS encoding preprotein translocase subunit SecE, with product MEKIINFLKEVRVELSKVTWPTKKQTTVYTLVVIGISLFLAIFLGLLDFFFEFLLNKFIYLG from the coding sequence ATGGAAAAGATAATAAATTTTCTAAAAGAGGTAAGAGTCGAATTGTCAAAAGTAACTTGGCCAACAAAGAAGCAGACCACAGTCTATACTCTTGTTGTTATTGGCATAAGCTTATTCTTGGCCATATTCCTAGGATTGCTAGATTTCTTTTTTGAATTTTTATTAAACAAATTTATCTATCTTGGATAG
- a CDS encoding Asp-tRNA(Asn)/Glu-tRNA(Gln) amidotransferase subunit GatB — MRKPVIGLEIHTELKTNTKMFCDSLNDPNERHPNINICPICMGHPGTLPVANKEAIEKTVMAGLALNCSINEETFFERKNYFYPDLPKGYQITQYQKPFCEKGYLEIGEGKNIRITRIHLEEDAGRLQHVPDKDYSLVDYNRAGVPLMELVTEPDFENGQQVKQFAEELQLIFRYLGVSDADMEKGQMRVEVNISLTNDDGSWGTKAEIKNLNSIRAAAGAVDYEIQRQGDILDEGGKIIQETRGWDDSKGVTFSQRSKEEAHDYRYFPEPDLPPVRIDASWLELIKSRMTELPAQRRVRFLGYGLNKSQIEVFTIARHLGNYYEHVASEIDSAAKDYHHKKGLPGDFSSESGVASKLHSMAANYIITEFPPLFNMKGMEIDDVEGLNITPESFAELMVLIFHKELSSTGAKVVMKEMAETGLHPEQIMKEKNLGQVSDAGELESIIQKVIDDNSKAVTDYKAGKEASLKFLVGMVMRESKGKANPQVAEELIKKLTK; from the coding sequence ATGCGTAAACCAGTTATCGGTTTAGAAATTCATACTGAACTCAAGACAAATACGAAGATGTTTTGCGATTCGTTAAACGATCCGAACGAAAGACACCCTAACATAAATATCTGTCCAATCTGCATGGGTCATCCGGGCACGTTGCCGGTAGCCAATAAAGAAGCTATCGAAAAAACAGTTATGGCTGGGTTGGCGTTAAATTGTTCGATAAATGAAGAAACTTTTTTTGAGAGGAAGAACTATTTTTACCCTGACTTGCCGAAAGGTTATCAAATTACTCAATATCAAAAACCGTTTTGCGAGAAGGGCTATCTTGAGATAGGTGAAGGGAAAAACATCAGGATTACGAGAATACATCTCGAAGAGGATGCAGGTAGGCTTCAGCACGTGCCCGACAAAGACTACTCACTAGTGGATTATAACCGAGCCGGCGTGCCTCTTATGGAGCTTGTCACCGAGCCGGACTTTGAGAACGGTCAGCAGGTAAAACAATTTGCCGAAGAGTTGCAACTAATTTTTAGATATTTAGGCGTTTCTGATGCCGACATGGAGAAAGGCCAGATGCGGGTTGAGGTCAATATCTCGCTTACAAATGACGATGGGTCGTGGGGAACGAAGGCCGAGATAAAAAATCTGAATTCGATCAGAGCCGCGGCCGGAGCGGTTGATTATGAGATACAAAGACAAGGTGACATCCTAGATGAAGGCGGTAAGATAATTCAAGAAACCCGAGGCTGGGACGATTCGAAAGGAGTAACATTCAGTCAACGCTCGAAAGAGGAGGCTCATGATTACAGATACTTTCCAGAACCAGACTTACCGCCAGTAAGAATCGATGCCAGCTGGTTGGAGTTAATAAAATCAAGGATGACCGAATTACCAGCTCAACGACGTGTCCGTTTCCTTGGATATGGATTGAATAAATCCCAGATTGAAGTTTTCACGATAGCTAGGCACTTAGGAAATTATTATGAGCACGTGGCCAGCGAAATCGATTCCGCAGCCAAAGATTATCATCATAAAAAAGGCTTACCCGGAGATTTCTCGAGTGAGTCTGGAGTTGCTAGTAAGCTTCATTCTATGGCGGCTAATTATATTATCACCGAATTCCCGCCGCTGTTTAATATGAAAGGCATGGAGATTGATGATGTCGAAGGACTAAACATAACGCCAGAATCATTTGCTGAGCTGATGGTTTTAATTTTTCATAAAGAGTTGTCGTCGACTGGGGCAAAGGTTGTCATGAAAGAAATGGCCGAGACTGGTCTACATCCAGAGCAGATCATGAAAGAAAAAAACTTGGGACAGGTATCTGATGCTGGCGAGCTTGAATCTATCATTCAAAAAGTTATAGACGACAATTCGAAAGCGGTCACTGATTACAAGGCGGGCAAAGAGGCTTCACTCAAATTCTTAGTTGGCATGGTGATGCGTGAATCGAAGGGCAAGGCCAATCCACAAGTGGCCGAGGAGTTAATTAAAAAACTAACCAAATAA